One genomic window of Oncorhynchus kisutch isolate 150728-3 linkage group LG26, Okis_V2, whole genome shotgun sequence includes the following:
- the LOC109871423 gene encoding enolase-phosphatase E1 isoform X1 has protein sequence MEMEQKTQSETPLPDSTSSKKKKIKKSKTPVQEEAVAEPETNTDVPEASVKATETEDQPATATQDGEAAERATEPESAPETATTSTTKRKGRRKSTKQDPVEQTTVEEVGTKPDAVEEIMATPLKKTRRKKAERSAESTKEEVAETDSAPVDTTPAGPKPMATPAEEPPADVRIATTSLKKKKLKAAKSEEESVEVEGEMQPETEAAFILVVAETVPAEVATPTLLKKKKKKTAKAEEQSLEAEGKTKTAADSNRTLVDAEPELVEVSTPTLLKKKKEAAPVSEEQEPDTRAVEWRRALQRSCPQRLTWRLPCRSGSSR, from the coding sequence ATGGAGATGGAACAGAAGACCCAATCCGAGACACCGTTACCAGACAGCACGTCGTCCAAGAAGAAAAAGATCAAGAAGTCTAAAACGCCTGTACAGGAGGAAGCGGTAGCAGAACCAGAGACTAATACAGATGTGCCGGAGGCTAGTGTGAAAGCCACGGAGACAGAAGACCAGCCTGCTACAGCTACCCAGGACGGAGAGGCTGCAGAGAGGGCTACAGAGCCAGAGAGTGCCCCTGAGACTGCAACTACTAGCACAACCAAGAGGAAGGGCAGGAGGAAGAGCACCAAGCAGGACCCTGTGGAACAGACAACTGTAGAGGAGGTTGGGACGAAGCCAGATGCTGTAGAAGAGATCATGGCCACCCCACTAAAGAAGACTAGGAGGAAGAAGGCTGAACGGAGTGCTGAGAGCACAAAGGAAGAGGTCGCTGAAACAGACTCAGCACCGGTAGACACGACACCAGCAGGCCCTAAACCGATGGCCACTCCAGCTGAGGAGCCTCCAGCTGACGTCCGCATCGCCACCACTTCCCTGAAAAAGAAGAAACTAAAGGCGGCCAAGTCTGAAGAGGAGAGTGTGGAGGTCGAGGGTGAAATGCAGCCAGAAACTGAAGCGGCCTTCATACTTGTAGTCGCTGAGACGGTGCCGGCAGAAGTCGCTACACCAACCCTGCtcaaaaagaagaaaaagaagacgGCCAAAGCTGAAGAACAGAGCTTGGAGGCCGAGGGTAAAACAAAGACGGCAGCAGACTCCAACCGCACACTTGTAGACGCTGAGCCGGAGCTTGTAGAGGTTTCCACACCAACTCTGCTCAAGAAGAAAAAGGAGGCAGCGCCGGTATCTGAGGAGCAGGAGCCAGACACCAGGgcagtggagtggaggagagcaTTGCAGAGGAGCTGCCCACAAAGGTTGACCTGGAGACTCCCGTGTAGAAGCGGAAGTTCCCGGTAG
- the LOC109871423 gene encoding ribosomal RNA processing protein 1 homolog A isoform X2: MMKMKEWENSVVTRFLELLTAQVLHSTSGAPCWLQFHILDLYMTELAAVGSAELTAAQNLTFIDPFCKTASKTKDRILLKAICGSIFSAILDQAPFIIEDLLKEAPYHLRQMMNIVWRMKKMKCSIWRAIRSLRYQMIGGLDLFSSLTTLPWRTGCLD; this comes from the exons ATGAAAGAATGGGAGAACAG TGTGGTGACCAGGTTTCTGGAGCTCCTGACTGCTCAGGTCCTCCACAGCACCAGCGGAGCCCCTTGTTGGTTGCAGTTTCACATACTGGACCTCTACATGACCGAGCTGGCTGCAGTTGGCTCAGCTGAG CTCACAGCGGCTCAGAACCTGACGTTTATTGACCCGTTCTGCAAAACAGCATCCAAAACCAAAGA TCGGATCCTGCTCAAGGCTATCTGCGGCAGCATCTTCAGTGCCATCTTGGACCAGGCTCCCTTCATCATTGAAGACCTGCTGAAAGAG GCACCGTATCATCTGAGGCAGATGATGAATATAGTCTGGCGGATGAAGAAGATGAAATGCTCCATCTGGAGAGCGATTCGGAGTCTGAGATACCAGATGATTGGGGGATTGGACCTGTTCTCCAGTTTGACTACTCTGCCCTGGCGGACAGGCTGTTTGGACTAG
- the LOC109871423 gene encoding ribosomal RNA processing protein 1 homolog A isoform X3: protein MMKMKEWENSVVTRFLELLTAQVLHSTSGAPCWLQFHILDLYMTELAAVGSAELTAAQNLTFIDPFCKTASKTKDRILLKAICGSIFSAILDQAPFIIEDLLKEVNATGGGSEEPDSGQASEEEEEGERRKRKRSLLRAKNLL from the exons ATGAAAGAATGGGAGAACAG TGTGGTGACCAGGTTTCTGGAGCTCCTGACTGCTCAGGTCCTCCACAGCACCAGCGGAGCCCCTTGTTGGTTGCAGTTTCACATACTGGACCTCTACATGACCGAGCTGGCTGCAGTTGGCTCAGCTGAG CTCACAGCGGCTCAGAACCTGACGTTTATTGACCCGTTCTGCAAAACAGCATCCAAAACCAAAGA TCGGATCCTGCTCAAGGCTATCTGCGGCAGCATCTTCAGTGCCATCTTGGACCAGGCTCCCTTCATCATTGAAGACCTGCTGAAAGAGGTGAATGCTACAGGTGGAGGGTCTGAGGAGCCTGACTCGGGACAGGCttctgaagaagaagaagaaggggagaggaggaagagaaaaagGAGCCTCTTAAGGGCAAAAAATCTGCTATGA